In one window of Halopiger aswanensis DNA:
- a CDS encoding IS5 family transposase: MQALPKSRVLRFVEQAFHLARRAVARYSSKFSKRRYSRHQHIVLLCLKVRKDTTYRTLLDELIEMPRIRKAINLTELPAPSTLCKAFDRLGMAVWRVLLNLSVTLLPTNGVVGIDASGFDRSHASKHYTKRTKLTIQQLKITLLVDTRANAILDLHVTTIRKHDSKIAPSLIKRNTGKVTIPLGDKGYDDQKIRALAREDGIRPLIKHRDFSSLHKAWNARLDADLYGQRSQNETVNSRLKRKYGAFIRSRRWWKQFRELVVGSLTHNIEKAL, encoded by the coding sequence ATGCAAGCCCTCCCAAAGTCGCGGGTACTCCGGTTTGTTGAGCAGGCATTTCACTTGGCTCGTCGAGCTGTCGCTCGCTACTCTTCGAAGTTCTCGAAACGACGGTACTCACGTCATCAGCACATCGTTCTCCTGTGTCTTAAAGTGCGGAAGGACACGACCTATCGAACTCTCCTCGACGAACTCATCGAGATGCCCCGCATTCGGAAAGCGATTAATCTCACCGAACTCCCTGCGCCGTCAACGCTGTGCAAAGCGTTCGATAGGCTTGGTATGGCGGTTTGGCGCGTCCTGCTCAACCTCTCGGTCACACTCCTCCCGACTAACGGTGTCGTCGGGATCGATGCCTCCGGATTTGACCGGAGTCACGCCTCGAAACACTACACGAAGCGAACGAAGCTGACGATTCAGCAATTGAAAATTACACTTCTCGTGGATACGAGAGCGAATGCCATCCTCGATCTCCACGTGACGACGATCAGAAAACACGACTCGAAGATCGCGCCGTCGCTCATCAAGCGGAATACCGGTAAAGTAACGATTCCCCTCGGCGACAAGGGATACGACGACCAGAAGATTCGCGCGTTAGCCCGTGAAGATGGCATTCGCCCCCTGATCAAGCACCGAGATTTTTCGTCGCTCCACAAAGCGTGGAATGCTCGGCTAGACGCCGACCTCTACGGGCAACGTAGTCAGAACGAGACGGTGAACTCTCGCCTTAAACGGAAATATGGCGCATTCATCCGCTCACGGCGCTGGTGGAAGCAGTTCCGTGAACTCGTTGTCGGCAGTCTCACTCACAACATCGAAAAGGCACTCTGA
- a CDS encoding class I SAM-dependent methyltransferase, with protein sequence MNSEKREHVYGKEEYYWGTEPNQMAERTVEIASSIANEPTAIDIGAGEGRDSVLFAEHGWKVYAVDVSRNGLEKAKRLAERRAVDIETIRADANGLTLPTNVDVVYSAGTVQYIHPENRNRQFDHFKSQTNANGVHAIFAFVDHPEIPTPPDWTENEYFYDPGELANHYEDWKTIQYDEIVFDDDSGNEPHQHAAEILFAQNPGE encoded by the coding sequence ATGAACTCTGAAAAGCGAGAACATGTCTATGGGAAGGAAGAGTATTACTGGGGAACGGAACCGAACCAAATGGCCGAACGAACGGTCGAAATCGCGTCCAGCATAGCGAACGAACCAACAGCTATCGACATCGGAGCTGGCGAAGGGAGGGACTCCGTTCTCTTCGCCGAGCACGGCTGGAAAGTGTATGCTGTCGATGTGTCTCGGAACGGTTTGGAGAAGGCAAAACGACTCGCCGAGCGTCGAGCCGTCGATATTGAAACGATTCGGGCAGATGCGAACGGACTGACCCTCCCTACGAACGTTGATGTTGTCTACTCGGCAGGGACAGTCCAGTATATCCATCCTGAAAACCGGAATCGACAGTTCGACCATTTCAAGTCTCAAACGAACGCCAACGGGGTTCACGCTATCTTCGCGTTCGTCGACCACCCCGAAATCCCAACGCCGCCGGACTGGACGGAAAACGAGTACTTTTACGATCCGGGCGAACTGGCAAACCACTACGAGGACTGGAAGACGATTCAATACGACGAGATTGTATTTGACGATGACTCTGGGAACGAACCGCACCAGCATGCGGCGGAGATTCTGTTTGCGCAAAATCCGGGTGAGTGA
- a CDS encoding winged helix-turn-helix domain-containing protein, protein MVSDVFRLLANDRRRAVVAALEDAENDWRSVDELCKQVGTRTNTSPESAAVELHHIHLPQLEDCGVIEYDAASESVRYYHCELVSKVLTAVETSTTDCRLG, encoded by the coding sequence ATGGTTAGTGACGTCTTTAGGTTGCTGGCGAACGATCGGCGACGCGCCGTCGTTGCCGCTCTCGAGGATGCAGAAAACGACTGGCGCAGCGTCGACGAACTGTGCAAACAGGTGGGAACGCGGACAAACACGAGTCCCGAATCCGCAGCGGTCGAACTCCACCACATACACCTCCCGCAGCTCGAGGACTGCGGAGTGATCGAATACGACGCCGCAAGCGAATCGGTTCGATACTACCACTGCGAACTCGTTTCGAAGGTTCTCACTGCGGTCGAGACGAGTACGACCGATTGCCGGCTCGGGTGA
- a CDS encoding PKD domain-containing protein: MGRDQLLSRRRMLELTGVTSATVCIAGCGGGDDGGNGGNGGNGGNGGNGGNGIEIEPGAQIEFDGQTPGWVGIAPDPIADEENPTLILQEGETYEMGWTQGDGAQHNIEIHDENEEIVDDLQTEVVTEPEDQWLEFEASSEMVTYICQVHPTTMIGDIQVQS; encoded by the coding sequence ATGGGACGAGATCAGCTACTCTCACGACGGCGGATGCTCGAGTTGACGGGTGTTACGAGCGCGACGGTGTGTATCGCCGGCTGCGGCGGCGGTGATGACGGCGGTAATGGCGGTAACGGTGGTAACGGAGGTAATGGCGGCAATGGCGGTAACGGCATCGAAATCGAACCCGGTGCGCAGATCGAGTTCGACGGACAGACGCCCGGCTGGGTCGGTATCGCGCCTGATCCGATCGCAGACGAAGAAAATCCGACGCTCATCCTCCAAGAAGGGGAAACGTACGAAATGGGCTGGACCCAGGGCGACGGCGCCCAGCACAACATCGAAATCCACGACGAAAACGAAGAGATCGTCGACGATCTCCAAACCGAAGTGGTCACCGAACCCGAAGATCAGTGGCTCGAGTTCGAGGCTTCCAGTGAGATGGTCACGTATATCTGCCAGGTCCATCCAACGACGATGATCGGCGATATTCAAGTCCAATCGTAA
- a CDS encoding COG1361 S-layer family protein encodes MARARTPERRRRRAAVVVGFLLLVGLVVTSAATATELRGRDAIESVQAEGLQNDTPENDTSEDDTPENDSVGEPAGGQSQRPAETTAENESSARSPADDTPRIPPAESQAGAQLVQQPGGNVTASVAENQSVRADEATTIALEVTNDGDRQATDIVVTVQTVDGAVTLGPPATPQSSQSVVVEDLWPGDTAIVDVGVVAANVDPETYPLFASVQYRVDPDSPIDEPPLTESAETNETVDDDENGTVRTGGPTLLELPISNARSFEVTPVDDEIPVDGDAVYEARITNEGDTAVTEVVATIEAGPPLSSESPTAYVGTLESGESATARFALESSSDSIESTTSIAITLTYDTGTGDRTSTDPMPVPVSIVQTDEDTDVDALAPFAAVAIVFVLTVIWWIRRR; translated from the coding sequence ATGGCTCGAGCGCGGACTCCGGAGCGACGGCGGCGCCGCGCGGCAGTCGTCGTAGGGTTCCTTTTGCTCGTCGGGTTGGTGGTGACCAGCGCCGCGACGGCCACGGAACTTCGGGGACGCGACGCGATCGAATCGGTACAGGCCGAGGGGTTGCAAAATGATACGCCGGAAAACGACACGTCGGAAGACGACACGCCGGAAAACGACTCAGTCGGGGAACCGGCGGGCGGTCAGAGCCAACGCCCGGCGGAGACGACGGCCGAAAACGAGTCCTCGGCGCGATCACCTGCGGACGACACGCCCCGGATACCGCCAGCAGAATCGCAGGCGGGCGCACAACTAGTGCAGCAACCCGGCGGCAACGTTACCGCCTCCGTCGCCGAGAACCAGTCCGTTCGCGCGGACGAAGCGACGACGATCGCGCTCGAGGTAACGAACGACGGCGACCGACAGGCGACCGATATCGTCGTGACGGTACAAACCGTAGACGGCGCCGTAACGCTCGGCCCGCCCGCGACGCCGCAGTCGAGCCAATCAGTCGTGGTCGAGGATCTCTGGCCGGGGGACACCGCGATCGTGGACGTCGGCGTCGTCGCTGCGAATGTCGATCCGGAGACGTACCCGCTGTTCGCCAGCGTCCAGTACCGCGTCGACCCCGACTCGCCGATCGACGAGCCACCCCTAACCGAATCCGCCGAGACGAACGAGACCGTCGACGATGACGAAAACGGAACCGTTCGGACCGGCGGGCCGACGCTGCTCGAACTCCCGATCAGCAACGCTCGATCGTTCGAGGTGACGCCCGTCGACGACGAGATACCCGTCGACGGAGACGCCGTCTACGAGGCTCGAATTACGAACGAGGGCGACACCGCCGTAACCGAGGTCGTCGCCACGATCGAGGCCGGGCCGCCGTTGTCGAGCGAATCACCGACGGCGTACGTCGGAACGCTCGAATCAGGTGAATCGGCCACCGCACGATTTGCCCTCGAGTCGTCGTCCGACTCCATCGAGTCGACGACGAGCATCGCGATAACGCTCACGTACGATACCGGCACCGGCGACCGCACGAGTACGGATCCGATGCCGGTTCCGGTCTCGATCGTCCAGACCGACGAGGATACCGACGTCGACGCTCTCGCGCCGTTTGCCGCGGTTGCGATCGTATTCGTTCTCACGGTGATCTGGTGGATCCGCAGGCGTTGA
- a CDS encoding ABC transporter permease subunit, producing the protein MLEVTSFEAGRRLRGSLLLAGAMVALIVLTVALFPSIQETGVDLDAYLESLPPEASRAFVGNVTTLTTIEGYLVSQLYQFGWVLLLAIYYAYAAASTLAGEVERGTIGLTLSLPVTRTRVVVAKFLSLVPSVVLVNAITFLAVVLGVRAVDESIDVIDLFAVHAYSSVYLLACAGLGLLASVAFDSIRRAQTVGAGAVFGLFLLDTFTFDTDYEWLGDIAFSRYFDPGAILVEGEIAWSDLAVLCLAVVVLVVVSSEYFERRDLSG; encoded by the coding sequence ATGCTCGAGGTCACCTCGTTCGAAGCCGGTCGTCGACTCCGCGGGTCGCTGTTACTCGCCGGTGCGATGGTCGCCCTGATCGTGCTCACGGTCGCGCTCTTTCCGTCGATTCAGGAGACGGGGGTCGATCTCGACGCCTACCTCGAGTCCCTGCCGCCCGAAGCGTCGCGGGCGTTCGTCGGAAACGTCACGACGCTGACGACCATCGAGGGCTATCTCGTCTCTCAGCTGTACCAGTTCGGGTGGGTGCTGTTGCTCGCGATCTATTACGCGTACGCTGCGGCGTCGACGCTCGCCGGCGAGGTCGAGCGGGGGACGATCGGACTGACGCTGTCGCTCCCGGTGACGCGGACGCGAGTGGTCGTCGCCAAGTTCCTCTCGCTCGTTCCGAGCGTCGTCCTCGTCAACGCGATCACGTTTCTCGCGGTCGTTCTCGGTGTGAGAGCGGTCGACGAGTCGATCGACGTCATCGACCTGTTTGCGGTCCACGCGTACTCGAGCGTCTATTTGCTCGCCTGCGCCGGGCTCGGTCTGCTTGCCTCCGTCGCGTTCGATTCCATTCGTCGCGCACAGACCGTCGGCGCGGGAGCCGTGTTCGGGCTGTTCTTGCTCGATACGTTCACGTTCGATACCGACTACGAATGGCTCGGGGATATCGCCTTCTCCCGGTACTTCGACCCCGGAGCGATTCTCGTCGAGGGCGAAATCGCGTGGTCGGATCTCGCGGTTCTCTGCCTCGCCGTCGTCGTCCTCGTCGTCGTCAGCAGCGAATATTTCGAACGCCGCGACCTCTCCGGGTGA
- a CDS encoding proteasome assembly chaperone family protein — MDRDPSFEVQTAGTTDFGDVMLIGLADVGAASLTAIDYLVANLETTQVGHIATRNLPSVTPVEAGRPRQPIRLYRVDDEPITILVSEVFIPVSVAERFAQTVMRWSDTLDIEEIGVLHGTPFPHSEDEHRVFYAATPDFRETHFSDETGTGIEPLPGGVVDGTTGAVLRYGLETGSSPAAGAFITPAHVPGPDLEAALQLLEGVESCYSVDVDERRLRERAEEMNRYYEELANRLATLQQEDQPIDRRDFPEDRMYM, encoded by the coding sequence ATGGATCGAGACCCGTCATTTGAGGTACAAACGGCTGGCACTACCGATTTCGGTGACGTAATGCTGATCGGCCTCGCCGACGTCGGCGCGGCGAGTCTGACGGCTATCGACTATCTCGTCGCGAACCTCGAGACGACGCAAGTCGGCCACATCGCGACCCGAAATCTTCCGAGCGTTACGCCGGTCGAAGCGGGACGACCGCGGCAGCCGATCCGACTGTATCGGGTCGACGACGAACCGATAACGATCCTCGTGAGCGAGGTATTTATCCCCGTCTCCGTAGCAGAGCGGTTCGCCCAAACCGTTATGCGCTGGTCGGATACCCTCGACATCGAGGAAATCGGGGTACTTCACGGCACTCCGTTCCCCCACAGCGAGGACGAACACCGCGTTTTCTACGCCGCCACGCCGGACTTTCGGGAAACACACTTCAGCGACGAGACTGGCACCGGCATCGAACCGCTCCCCGGCGGTGTGGTAGACGGAACGACTGGAGCCGTGCTTCGGTACGGACTCGAGACCGGGTCGTCACCGGCGGCCGGGGCCTTCATCACGCCCGCACACGTCCCCGGTCCCGATCTCGAGGCGGCCCTCCAACTCCTCGAAGGCGTCGAATCCTGTTATTCGGTCGACGTCGACGAGCGACGGCTTCGCGAACGGGCGGAGGAGATGAACCGGTACTACGAGGAACTCGCGAATCGGCTCGCGACGCTGCAACAGGAGGACCAACCGATCGATCGACGCGACTTCCCTGAAGATCGAATGTATATGTGA
- a CDS encoding pyridoxamine 5'-phosphate oxidase family protein, with protein sequence MQGLRWLQMSEEEMNEFLGRGGTGVLSFSTESNEPPVSIPVSYGYNADEKLLYYRLSFQEDSRKEALVGKSVTFVTYGQSDGGWRSVVATGRLEEIDEAPYESPQVQGMWAIRIPLVDIFERPPKETTFRYFSFDPDTMTGRKEVTTDA encoded by the coding sequence ATGCAGGGACTGCGCTGGCTGCAAATGAGCGAGGAAGAGATGAACGAGTTCCTCGGACGCGGCGGGACGGGCGTACTATCGTTTTCCACGGAGTCGAACGAGCCGCCCGTTTCGATTCCCGTCTCGTACGGCTACAACGCCGATGAGAAATTGCTCTACTACCGGCTCTCGTTCCAGGAGGACAGTCGGAAAGAGGCGCTCGTGGGAAAGTCGGTCACGTTCGTCACGTACGGGCAATCCGACGGCGGCTGGCGAAGCGTCGTCGCGACGGGACGGCTCGAGGAAATAGACGAAGCGCCGTACGAATCACCTCAAGTACAAGGGATGTGGGCGATTCGAATTCCGCTCGTCGACATCTTCGAACGGCCGCCGAAGGAAACGACGTTCCGGTATTTCAGTTTCGATCCCGACACCATGACCGGGCGAAAGGAGGTGACGACCGACGCGTAG